Below is a genomic region from Tripterygium wilfordii isolate XIE 37 chromosome 12, ASM1340144v1, whole genome shotgun sequence.
agttatagaaaaaaaaaagactaggCCACATACCGCATGGGCAATACTTAACATAACTTCACGTGAAGCTTCACCAGTCAAAACCTTCTTCAGAGCGTCAGATGTCAATGGAAAATGGGGTCCGCCAGAGATGGCTTCACCAAAGCGAAGGAAGGGTACCACCAAACTTGAggacaaagacaaaaaaaaaaaaaaacactcaggatagaaaaataattaaaaaaaaaagcaatagaGAATAAAAGAATGTAGCTTATGTAAATTGCCAAAACTTTTTTCACACAAGAaaaaggtttcaattgatagaAGGCGTTGTTTTCGTCAAACAGATAATGCATggcaaaggttttttttttacagagttattgcattaaaatagCGCAAGTCCAATTGCCAACTTGTTGCCTCAACGTGTTTACATTACAAATAGAAATCAACAATGCACTGAAAATGTACTGGAAGTAAAACCGAGCAAGCATTAGTGAAAAAAATCCTTCTCTTTATTCTTATTTGGGAAGTATCAAGAACTCAGGAAGTACGAAAGATTATCCCAAAGAGATCATGATTGTGCCACGATGGTATAGGCCTTTGTATTGATACATTTCTGTATAAGCATTCATGATTAGTCACCATTGAATTAACATTGGCATTGAACTAATCAGCAaaagaattgaaaataaaaattaatgcaGAACTTTTGAGAGCATATTTGTACCTTAACTCCATTGGAGTTGCAATAAAGTTGGCAAGCATCACACTTGGCGCATGGCAAAGGGATCCCAGCACCGCAATGGCGATGCCACACAAGAACACGGTGACCCCTGTTTCATGGAGCTTTAGACATTTCAACGATATCTAAGAAGTGAAATAAGCATAAACAATGCAGTAAGCAACATGTTGGGCAGATCTCCACAACTGGTTAGTGCTAAAACTTCTCTGCTCCTAAAAACAGATAGTCAGATATCAACAGTGGCAAAAGGAATAATAATCCCAAAACAACTTCACACCTTCGATTACTATGGTATCTTTAAAAAAGTGTCTTCAATTAGATATGATTTACACACCCAATGCAACATCTAAAACAGCACCATTTCTTTTGATTGCAACTATTATAGGGATTATTCTGAGTTTCTACAAGTTCTAAAAAATCCTTTCAGCCCTGACCACACACATCCCTCAACGTGGATAAACATGTACATGTTCCATCTTGATTGCATGTCCTAAACCCTCAACTTTCAAACCATATAAGAACcgcttttccttttcttttctttttttctttttttgaatgcaaaaataaaatattaggaGGAGCACCAAGGAGGTACAATCACAAGAAGGTTACAAAACATCTACGGTTATGTTCTCCAAGAAATTAGTACAATGATCTGACTTCCAAAAGATGCTAAGCCATCCATCCATTAAAGATCAAGATATGTTTTTAAATCATTGAAAGCACTGTCATTTCTCTCTTTCCAGATGAGCCGAGAACTAGACAGAGGAATGATTTGAAGGGTCTTTCTTTTAACTCTTACTCTGCTATTTCATAGCTGCTTCCATGCTCTGATTTTGAGGACAGATTTTACCAACAAGCTAATTCAATCCAATCATGTTCCATAGAACCCAAATGCTCAGATTTCTGATGGATTGAGAAAGATATCAGAGATGTTTATAACATCCAGTAGTTCCACTGCCATCTCAGGCCAGAAATCACCCAGAAAGCAATACACTCAATGCCTAAAAGAAGAAAGTAACAACATACCACATATTGGAAACAAACCCAAGGTGATACCAAGAGCAGCAGAGAACGCCAATTGCTTTGGTTCTGCACCCCTGAGGAAAAATCATGATTCAAGCCACAAATGATCAATGTCACTTGTATAGCCGACTATAGCCCTTACAATATTCCACCTAAACATTTAAAACAAATAGATAAACAAGGAAGTCTGAAGCTTTAAGCACTAGTGTGTATAATCGCAATAAAGCGAAAACCAAACGCTTGATCTGAATAACCCAGAAATCATTCGGGCCATTTCACACAGAATCGTGTCAATATGCCCATGCGAAcatcacatatatacatacatttaaaCAAAGCATGTTGTGAGGGTACCTCCGGAGGATTTGGTAAAGGGGATCGACGATCTTCTTCTGAAACCAAGATAGCAATCCAATCTTGAAAAAAGCCATTCTTGTTGTCTCTGCTTCTTCTAAAAGAAATCGAAGTAATTTCAACTAATTTGCCCTGCTGTCAATCCCTCTTGCTTTCCAAAATCATACGAAATCCATCGATTTAGGGTCTCTTCAAAACGTGAGATCCCCTCCTCTCACTTCTCTCTTTCATACGTAACCACAGATTCGTTCCttgacaaacaaaaataaggcacttattgggtttttgtctgcttttttcttattttctttgaatcTAATTTTTGATTTTATGTTCACAATCACATTCACATAGTAAGTTACAAGTTCGTTTGTCTGTCGGTTGGATCTGTTCCGTATAAAATCTCCTGCGAACCAACCCACAGGCTGCGGTCAATCCACTATGGCATCTATGCTGCCACGTCACATTACAAGCCTATGAGGCATCGTTTCGCTCGCAAAGTTGCAAGTTTATTATCATATGGGAAAGTCATCAACAGAAACTTGACAACCCCCTGTCAACCTCGTGTGAtacacaaatttatttatttatttttatataaaaagagTCAATAAACCGGAAAGCCTGTGTATATCCCATGTATCCAAGGAGTTTTAACATTTTACTTACCGAAAAATGAGTCGACAAGACATTGAAAACCATACTAACACATGAAAGATACATTCGACAAGGCCAAAAAGTAGTCTTTAATTTTGCATACTGCAATTATCCCCCGGAAAGAAGATGGATTtactcatttattattttttaaaaacaactATGGCAGCATTACGCAGTTGGGATAATAAATCGTGTATTTGGAACAAGTTATATGCAGGATGTAATCTGATGAACACATATTGGAGTCGTTATGCCAAAGAAAAACCCTCTTCAAGACACTGCGTTCTGACATCTTGCATTGTGCGTTGAAATAGAGTTGGGTTGCTCGTCACAACACCATCTACCCGCTCATACAACATTCTCTGCATAGAATCAGCATCATCAACAGTCCACCCATATACCTTCTTATTCCTCCTGTTAAACCCCACACAAATCCAACGATGCTACCATTTACTTTTTTACCTATCAAAAGGAGACAATAAAATTTACTTTTACCTATCAAAAAGAGAGACTAAACTTCATACCCATGCAGAATCTTCACAAGCTTTTCATCAATTAATGGATGGTAAACACCAACAACTCTAGCTCCTTTCATTCTCAACAAGTTGCTCCTCGTGCCAGTAGAAGGATCCAACATAACAATATAGCCTACCTGGAACAAAGAGTTGCACCAGTAACATACACAGAAAAATACTTCAAAACTTAGCACTCCCAGCTTCTTTATCAAATCACTAGCTTTACAGCTTTACATTGGAAGGGAAATTTGGAGCAATTTCACCCAAATAAAATGCAGTGCTGCCTGTATGTTACCAGATTTTAAAAAGTTCAGATACTGCCAATAAATAGTACTGCATCACCACGATGAATTAACAGAGCTTTGAATGGGAATAAACTGACCAACAATAACGGATGATCCAGACTCTGAAACTGGTAGACATCAATACAAGTTCTATTGACCGAGCCACATATTTAGACAAAGGacacaagaagaagaataaggggCACCAATgcattgtttaattttttatttaaaaaaaagattaccTAGTGCCTATAACTTAGTTACAAATATCACAAGTCAACTACGAGTGTCCTTCAAAGTGTTAATTTTCTGCCCATAATGAGAAGTGAGAACTAATAAATGCAACATGAAAATAGATCATATCCAACATTAATGAACATGTTAATGAGAAACCAATTTAATCAGATCAAAATAGTCATGTTCTGCTTACCGTAACATCTGACGATAGTTTTATTACATCCAGAGCTAAATCGTCAATCTTGGCCCAAACCAAGCAATTCAAGCAATGTGCTCTTTTGATCTGGAAAATTTAGTAAGTAAAGCAGTAGGATTTACATGATTGAGAAAGTCAAATAAGTTTTCAACACTTAAATTTACTTTCAAATAACAAGTCCAAGTAGTGTTCTGTTAGAATTTGTTGGCTCAACTTGCAGACTTGTCTCCAGTTCATGAAGGAAGGTTTTAATCGTAGTCAAGTGTGCAGGTCCAAGTGCTCAAATATGTTTCTCACAAAATATATGTATCTCGCGAGAATTGTTCTGTTTATGTATTATGTATTCTACAGGTAGTTCTTTTCATCTTTTCAACTTTTTCAGGGGAGAATGTCCAAAGGATGAAAATggacaataaaattaaaataaaaagaactcACAACAGAAAGAATATCCTTGGCAAGTCCTTTTTCATGTGAAGGAGGTCCAACTTTTGC
It encodes:
- the LOC120010910 gene encoding uncharacterized protein LOC120010910, yielding MAFFKIGLLSWFQKKIVDPLYQILRRGAEPKQLAFSAALGITLGLFPICGVTVFLCGIAIAVLGSLCHAPSVMLANFIATPMELSLVVPFLRFGEAISGGPHFPLTSDALKKVLTGEASREVMLSIAHALLGWLVAAPFILAALYLVSLPCFKILVRKFSTIPSSPKKSALHPEVRLKVRDV